In Chanodichthys erythropterus isolate Z2021 chromosome 11, ASM2448905v1, whole genome shotgun sequence, a single window of DNA contains:
- the myl12.1 gene encoding myosin, light chain 12, genome duplicate 1, producing the protein MSSKRAKAKITKKRPQRATSNVFAMFDQSQIQEFKEAFNMIDQNRDGFVDKEDLHDMLASLGKNPTDDYLEAMMTEAPGPINFTMFLTMFGEKLNGTDPEEVIRNAFACFDEEGTGFIQEDYLRELLTTMGDRFTDEEVDELFREAPIDKKSNFNYVEFTRILKHGAKDKDD; encoded by the exons ATGTCGAGCAAACGTGCCAAGGCAAAGATAACCAAGAAGCGCCCTCAGCGTGCGACGTCCAATGTCTTTGCTATGTTCGATCAGTCACAGATTCAGGAATTTAAGGAAGCATTCAATATGATCGACCAGAACCGTGACGGTTTTGTCGATAAGGAGGATCTTCATGACATGCTTGCTTCTCTTG GCAAGAACCCAACAGATGATTATTTGGAGGCGATGATGACAGAAGCTCCCGGGCCTATTAACTTCACGATGTTCCTCACTATGTTTGGAGAGAAGCTTAACGGCACAGACCCAGAGGAAGTCATTCGTAATGCGTTTGCCTGCTTTGACGAGGAAGGAACAG GCTTCATTCAGGAGGACTATCTGAGAGAACTTCTGACCACTATGGGCGATCGATTCACAGATGAAGAAGTCGACGAGCTCTTCAGAGAAGCGCCAATCGATAAAAAGAGCAACTTCAACTACGTGGAGTTCACCCGTATTCTTAAACATGGAGCCAAAGACAAGGacgattaa